One window of the Camelina sativa cultivar DH55 chromosome 1, Cs, whole genome shotgun sequence genome contains the following:
- the LOC104700038 gene encoding prostatic spermine-binding protein-like: MEVVAAAGSMVTQSQQTWACSVTESLLILVGKNLACLLLVAESLLMGLIAVDQRLSLKEGYKTGSRVEENKDASDSDDDDDDDEDADEDDDDEDDANDEDFSGEEGEEADPEDDPVANGGGDSDDDDDDDDDEEGDNDDDGDEDNEDEEDDDDVRQPPSKKRK; encoded by the exons ATGGAAGTGGTTGCTGCTGCTGGGTCAATGGTGACGCAGAGTCAACAGACATGGGCTTGCTCTGTCACTGAGTCGCTTCTCATCCTTGTCGGAAAGAATCTGGCTTGTCTGCTCCTTGTG GCAGAATCATTGCTAATGGGGTTGATTGCTGTTGACCAGAG GTTGTCTCTGAAGGAAGGTTACAAAACAGGAAGCCGTGTTGAGGAAAACAAAGATGCCAGTGACAgtgacgatgacgatgatgatgatgaagacgctGATGAGGATGACGACGATGAGGATGATGCTAATGATGAAGATTTCTCAGGGGAAGAAGGGGAAGAAGCTGATCCAGAGGATGATCCAGTGGCCAATGGTGGAGgagacagtgatgatgatgatgatgacgacgatgatgaggagggtgataatgatgatgatggagatgaggacaatgaggatgaggaagatgatgacgatGTTCGCCAGCCACCCTCTAAGAAGAGAAAATGA
- the LOC104700048 gene encoding triphosphate tunel metalloenzyme 3, producing MEVEVKLRLLTAAAHLRLTTLLTPFHLKTLHQRNIFFDTPKNDLSLRRAVLRLRFLQNAAAVSAPPPRCIVSLKAKPTLANGISRVEEDEEEIDYGVGKECVDSPDKLSAVGSRVLKRVQEEYGFKDFLGFVCLGGFENVRNVYEWRGVKLEVDETKYAFGKCFEIECETEEPERVKTMIEEFLTENKIEFSNSDMTKFAVFRSGKLP from the coding sequence ATGGAAGTCGAAGTCAAGCTCCGTCTCCTAACCGCCGCTGCTCATCTCCGTCTCACCACTCTCCTCACTCCTTTCCACCTCAAAACCCTTCACCAACGCAATATCTTCTTCGACACACCCAAAAACGATCTCTCCCTCCGCCGCGCCGTCCTCCGCCTCCGCTTCCTCCAAAACGCTGCCGCCGTTTCTGCTCCGCCTCCTCGTTGTATCGTCTCCCTCAAGGCGAAACCGACTCTGGCTAATGGGATTAGCCGtgtggaggaagatgaagaggagaTTGACTATGGTGTTGGTAAAGAATGTGTTGATTCACCGGATAAGCTCTCAGCCGTtggatctagggttttgaaaaGGGTTCAAGAGGAGTATGGGTTTAAAGACTTTctagggtttgtttgtttaggtGGGTTTGAGAATGTTAGGAATGTGTATGAGTGGAGAGGTGTCAAACTTGAGGTTGATGAGACCAAGTATGCTTTTGGGAAatgttttgagattgaatgtgagaCAGAAGAACCAGAGCGTGTTAAGACCATGATTGAGGAGTTTCTTACAGAGAACAAGATTGAGTTCTCAAATTCGGACATGACAAAGTTTGCTGTTTTCCGGTCAGGAAAGCTTCCTTGA
- the LOC104710252 gene encoding uncharacterized protein LOC104710252, giving the protein MTYLTDVKSYKTSWRVQVKVLHAWKQYTSQSGETLEMVLADQKSAKINASIKKELVSKFERQVTKGEWRVIENFGLTQVRVQFRVTNHLFKMGFVNNTHVTPYVAISDDVYLTLPDFQNIIVGDLNPFYLIDVLGQNVNVGPMDTIEVNNKPTKKLEFEIRNISLPCTIWGKFADQVYQACEDVEGTRVVCLIRFTKIHTFRELVLSDEEKKKFALQDIDIRPKRDDSSLDKFKSMPQPPRRSISDSNVLIVDEKNYDHDDQAKKHAGWIEIMTP; this is encoded by the exons ATGACTTACCTCACTGATGTCAAGTCATACAAAACCAGTTGGAGGGTTCAGGTTAAGGTACTTCATGCGTGGAAGCAGTACACTTCCCAATCTGGAGAAACATTGGAGATGGTGTTAGCTGACCAGAAG AGTGCTAAGATTAATGCTTCCATCAAAAAAGAACTTGTGAGTAAGTTCGAGAGGCAGGTTACAAAAGGTGAGTGGAGGGTCATTGAAAATTTCGGGCTAACCCAGGTCAGAGTCCAGTTCAGGGTTACTAACCATCTGTTTAAGATGGGATTCGTGAACAACACTCATGTAACCCCGTATGTTGCCATCTCTGATGATGTGTACCTCACATTGCCCGACTTTCAAAACATCATTGTTGGGGATCTTAATCCCTTCTACTTGATTg ATGTACTTGGTCAAAACGTGAATGTTGGTCCAATGGATACCATTGAGGtaaacaacaaaccaacaaaaaagcTTGAGTTTGAAATCAGAAACATAAG TCTACCGTGCACAATATGGGGCAAATTTGCTGATCAGGTTTACCAAGCATGTGAAGACGTTGAGGGTACCAGGGTTGTTTGTTTGATCAGATTTACAAAGATCCATACTTTCAGAG AGTTAGTTTTATCtgatgaagagaaaaagaaatttgCGCTACAAGATATAGACATCAGACCTAAAAGAGACGACAGTTCTCTTGATAAATTTAAGTCAATGCCACAGCCACCTAGACGGAGTATTAGTGACTCTAATGTGTTGATAGTTGACGAAAAAAACTATGACCATGATGATCAGGCAAAGAAACATGCGGGCTGGATAGAGATAATGACTCCATAA
- the LOC104700063 gene encoding monogalactosyldiacylglycerol synthase 3, chloroplastic-like, whose amino-acid sequence MMQVASPRTRSDSITEKVFRRVYSNFNISTVEDDDYIHCRRSSDYEKVSLRKKGFQEKKEVMEMEQMGAERIKTVLILMSDTGGGHRASAEAIRDAFKIEFGDDYRIIIKDVWKEYTGWPLNDMERQYKFMVKHVGLWSVAFHGTSPKWIHKSYLSALAAYYAKEIEAGLMEYKPDIIISVHPLMQHIPLWVMKWQGLHKKVIFVTVITDLNTCHRTWFHHGVSRCYCPSREVAKRALVDGLDDSQIRVFGLPVRPSFPRTIINKDELRRELEIDLNLPAVLLMGGGEGMGPVQKTAKALGVSLYNSKERKPIGQLIVICGRNKVLASTLASYEWKIPVKVRGFETQMQKWMGACDCIITKAGPGTIAEALICGLPIILNDYIPGQEKGNVPYVVDNGAGVFTRSPKETARIVADWFSSNKTGLKSMSENALKLAQPEAVFDIVKDIHHLSQQQQQRIPLLTDFPTD is encoded by the exons ATGATGCAAGTAGCCTCTCCTCGTACACGGTCGGATTCAATCACTGAGAAGGTGTTCCGACGAGTCTACAGCAATTTTAACATCTCCACGGTCGAGGATGATGACTACATCCATTGTCGGAGATCAAGTGATTACGAGAAAGTGAGTCTAAGAAAGAAAGGGttccaagaaaagaaagaggtTATGGAGATGGAGCAGATGGGAGCAGAGAGGATCAAAACTGTTCTTATTCTCATGAGTGATACAGGCGGTGGCCACCGTGCCTCCGCCGAAGCTATCCGTGACGCTTTCAAGATCGAGTTCGGAGATGATTACCgg aTAATCATAAAAGATGTTTGGAAAGAATACACTGGATGGCCATTGAATGACATGGAGAGACAGTACAAGTTCATGGTGAAACATGTTGGTCTTTGGTCAGTCGCGTTTCATGGTACCTCTCCCAAATGGATCCACAAAAGTTATCTCAGTGCTCTTGCCGCATATTATGCCAA AGAAATAGAGGCCGGTTTAATGGAGTACAAACCGGACATTATTATTAGCGTGCATCCATTGATGCAACACATCCCATTGTGGGTAATGAAATGGCAAGGACTTCATAAGAAAGTCATTTTCGTGACGGTCATCACCGATTTAAACACTTGTCACCGTACATG GTTCCATCATGGAGTCAGCAGATGTTATTGTCCGTCCAGAGAGGTCGCTAAGAGAGCATTAGTAGACGGCCTTGATGACTCTCAAATCCGTGTCTTTGGCTTACCCGTCCGCCCATCTTTCCCCCGCACTATTATCAACAAA GATGAACTAAGGAGAGAGCTTGAAATAGACTTAAATCTACCTGCGGTTCTATTAATGGGAGGCGGTGAAGGAATGGGTCCGGTTCAGAAAACCGCTAAAGCCCTTGGGGTTTCTTTATACAACTCTAAAGAAAGAAAGCCAATAGGACAATTGATTGTCATATGCGGCCGGAACAAAGTTCTTGCCTCTACATTAGCATCCTATGAATGGAAGATTCCCGTCAAG GTTCGAGGGTTTGAAACACAAATGCAAAAATGGATGGGAGCTTGTGATTGTATCATCACAAAG GCTGGTCCAGGTACAATCGCGGAAGCATTGATATGTGGTCTCCCAATTATTCTCAATGACTATATTCCTGGACAG GAAAAAGGGAATGTACCGTATGTTGTCGATAATGGGGCTGGAGTTTTCACTCGAAGTCCCAAAGAAACGGCGAGAATCGTGGCCGATTGGTTCAGCAGCAACAAAACAGGATTAAAAAGTATGTCAGAAAATGCTCTTAAGTTGGCGCAACCTGAGGCCGTTTTTGACATCGTCAAGGATATCCATCATCTAtctcagcaacaacaacaacgtatTCCACTCTTAACAGATTTTCCTACTGACTGA